One genomic region from Microcella humidisoli encodes:
- a CDS encoding PucR family transcriptional regulator, translating into MTKAQTLQWLRNISGELATATLKRLDDTLPWYGTMPPSRRSAVGLVAQAGITSFISWYDDPTSQPWIAADVFGAAPRELLRSVSLQQTLQLIRVVVEVVEDRVKDRDENLRHGILLYSREIAFAAADVYARAAEARGLWDARLEALVVDSILSGEYDNELPSRIAALGWNGHGEVCVLVGTTPRIVDVDQIRRTARHVEADVLIGVQGNRLVVVIGRATPRTDDETPQPEPSHTFPQIAEALEPSFGAGNLVLGPEVPDVVEAGKSAKAALAGFAVARSWRNAPRPTLADDLLPERSLAGDPIARGTLINRIYRPLKAHNPELLLTLWAYLDNGRSLEATARELFVHPNTVRYRLKRISEVIGWDATGAREALILQCALIVGSIAEPESPARR; encoded by the coding sequence CTGACGAAGGCGCAGACGCTGCAATGGCTGCGCAACATCTCGGGCGAGTTGGCGACGGCGACCCTCAAGCGGCTCGACGACACCCTGCCCTGGTACGGCACGATGCCGCCGAGCCGTCGCTCGGCCGTCGGGCTCGTGGCGCAGGCGGGCATCACCTCGTTCATCAGCTGGTACGACGACCCCACCTCGCAGCCGTGGATCGCGGCCGACGTGTTCGGTGCGGCTCCGCGTGAGTTGCTGCGCTCGGTGAGCCTGCAGCAGACCCTGCAGCTCATCCGCGTCGTCGTGGAGGTCGTCGAGGATCGCGTGAAAGACCGCGATGAGAACCTGCGGCACGGGATTCTGCTCTACAGCCGCGAGATCGCCTTCGCGGCCGCCGATGTCTACGCGCGCGCCGCCGAAGCCCGAGGGCTCTGGGATGCTCGCCTCGAGGCCCTCGTCGTCGACAGCATCCTCAGCGGCGAGTACGACAACGAGCTGCCGAGCCGCATCGCAGCCCTCGGCTGGAACGGCCACGGCGAAGTGTGCGTGCTCGTCGGCACGACGCCGCGCATCGTCGACGTCGACCAGATCCGCCGCACGGCGCGCCACGTCGAGGCCGACGTGCTCATCGGCGTGCAGGGCAACCGCCTCGTGGTCGTGATCGGGCGCGCGACCCCGCGCACCGACGACGAGACGCCGCAGCCCGAACCGAGCCACACGTTCCCGCAGATCGCCGAGGCCCTCGAGCCGAGCTTCGGCGCGGGAAATCTTGTGCTCGGTCCCGAGGTGCCCGACGTGGTCGAGGCCGGTAAGAGCGCCAAGGCCGCGCTCGCGGGCTTCGCGGTCGCCCGCTCGTGGCGCAACGCCCCGCGGCCGACACTCGCCGACGACCTGCTGCCCGAGCGCTCGCTCGCGGGCGACCCGATCGCGCGCGGCACGCTCATCAACCGCATCTACCGGCCGCTGAAAGCCCACAACCCCGAGCTGCTGCTCACGCTGTGGGCCTACCTCGACAACGGCCGAAGCCTCGAAGCCACGGCGCGCGAACTCTTCGTGCATCCGAACACCGTGCGCTACCGCCTCAAGCGGATCAGCGAAGTGATCGGCTGGGACGCGACCGGGGCGCGCGAGGCGCTCATCCTGCAGTGCGCCCTCATCGTCGGGTCGATCGCCGAACCCGAGAGCCCAGCCCGCCGCTGA
- a CDS encoding ACP S-malonyltransferase produces MIVVVAPGQGSQSPGFLEPWIAEPAHRERLERYSQAAGLDLVAHGTVSDADTIRDTAVAQPLIVAASLLSAAALLDGRRDRVGAVAGHSVGEFAAAAIAGVLSDDDALRLVRERGLAMAEAAAAVPTGMSAVLGGDEDALMARLAELGLSPANMNGGGQTVVAGELPALAALAAEPVAGSRVIPLQVAGAFHTAYMSPAVERLRSAVAGVDAHDPSIRLYTNRDGTAVTSGATAVELLVGQVSSPVRWDLCMQSFAADGVTGIIELLPAGALVGLAKRALKGVPTVAVKTPDDLAAAVDLLESA; encoded by the coding sequence ATGATCGTCGTCGTCGCCCCCGGCCAAGGGTCGCAGTCCCCCGGCTTCCTCGAGCCGTGGATCGCGGAACCCGCGCACCGCGAGCGCCTCGAGCGCTACTCGCAGGCAGCGGGGCTTGATCTCGTCGCGCACGGCACGGTGTCGGACGCCGACACCATTCGGGACACCGCCGTCGCCCAGCCGCTCATCGTCGCCGCCTCGCTGCTGAGCGCTGCCGCCCTGCTCGACGGCCGACGTGACCGCGTCGGAGCCGTCGCCGGGCACTCGGTCGGCGAGTTCGCCGCCGCCGCGATCGCCGGCGTGCTGAGCGACGACGACGCCCTGCGCCTCGTGCGCGAGCGCGGCCTCGCGATGGCCGAGGCCGCCGCGGCCGTGCCTACCGGCATGAGCGCGGTGCTCGGCGGCGATGAGGATGCCCTGATGGCTCGCCTCGCTGAGCTCGGCCTCTCGCCCGCCAACATGAACGGCGGCGGGCAGACCGTCGTCGCCGGCGAGCTGCCCGCGCTCGCAGCGCTCGCGGCCGAGCCGGTGGCCGGCTCCCGGGTCATCCCCTTGCAGGTCGCGGGCGCGTTCCACACGGCGTACATGAGCCCGGCGGTCGAGCGGCTGCGCAGCGCGGTGGCGGGCGTCGACGCCCACGATCCGAGCATCCGGCTGTACACGAACCGCGACGGCACCGCCGTGACGTCGGGCGCGACGGCCGTCGAGCTGCTCGTCGGCCAGGTCTCATCGCCCGTGCGGTGGGATCTCTGCATGCAGTCGTTCGCGGCCGACGGCGTCACGGGCATCATCGAGCTGCTTCCGGCGGGAGCCCTCGTGGGCCTCGCCAAGCGCGCCCTCAAGGGCGTGCCCACCGTGGCCGTCAAGACCCCCGACGACCTCGCGGCCGCCGTCGACCTTCTGGAGAGCGCATGA
- a CDS encoding beta-ketoacyl-ACP synthase III yields MTEPTLHQSVGVPFTRIYAVGAARGDLTVTNDDIAGPIDSSDEWIRQRTGVITRRRASSEVNAIDLAEAASREAIAKAGITPDQIGAVIVSTISNSVQTPSLAALLADRIGATPAPAYDVSAACAGYTYGIAQADAFVRAGLATYVLVVGAEKLSDFANPTDRTISFLLGDGAGAAIVGPSDTPGIAATVWGSDGSKWDAVGMDRPLKEAFDDPEGGFPTLRQEGQTVFRWAVWEMAKVAQQALDAAGVTSDQLAAFIPHQANMRIIDEFAKQLKLPESVVIARDIATTGNTSAASIPLATHRLLEEHPELSGGLALQIGFGAGLVFGAQVVRLP; encoded by the coding sequence ATGACCGAGCCCACCCTGCACCAGTCCGTCGGCGTGCCGTTCACGCGCATCTACGCCGTCGGCGCCGCGCGCGGCGACCTCACCGTGACGAACGACGACATCGCCGGGCCGATCGACTCGAGCGACGAGTGGATCCGGCAGCGCACGGGGGTCATCACCCGCAGACGCGCCTCGAGCGAGGTGAACGCGATCGACCTCGCCGAGGCAGCCTCACGCGAAGCGATCGCGAAAGCGGGCATCACGCCCGACCAGATCGGCGCCGTCATCGTCTCGACCATCAGCAACAGCGTGCAGACCCCCTCGCTCGCGGCGCTGCTCGCCGACCGCATCGGTGCGACACCCGCGCCCGCCTACGACGTGTCGGCGGCATGCGCGGGCTACACCTACGGCATCGCGCAGGCCGACGCCTTCGTGCGGGCGGGCCTCGCGACCTACGTGCTCGTCGTGGGCGCTGAGAAGCTCAGCGACTTCGCCAATCCCACTGACCGCACCATCTCGTTCCTGCTCGGTGACGGCGCGGGCGCGGCAATCGTCGGCCCGAGCGACACGCCCGGCATCGCCGCGACCGTCTGGGGCTCCGACGGCTCGAAGTGGGACGCCGTCGGCATGGACCGCCCCCTGAAAGAGGCCTTCGACGACCCCGAGGGCGGCTTCCCCACGTTGCGGCAGGAGGGCCAGACGGTCTTCCGCTGGGCCGTGTGGGAGATGGCGAAGGTCGCGCAGCAGGCTCTGGATGCCGCGGGCGTGACCTCCGACCAGCTCGCGGCGTTCATCCCGCACCAGGCGAACATGCGGATCATCGACGAGTTCGCGAAGCAACTGAAGCTGCCCGAGAGCGTCGTGATCGCCCGCGACATCGCGACGACGGGCAACACCTCGGCAGCATCGATCCCGCTCGCGACGCACCGGCTGCTCGAGGAGCACCCCGAGCTGAGCGGCGGCCTCGCTCTGCAGATCGGCTTCGGTGCCGGGCTCGTCTTCGGCGCCCAGGTGGTGCGCCTGCCCTAG